From the Marinomonas sp. THO17 genome, one window contains:
- a CDS encoding response regulator transcription factor: MTKAKRIYVVDDDDEIRTLLKSYLEKHLFTVFSADSGEAFLADFRPEQEIDLVILDIMLPGQDGFSICRALREQSHVPVIMLTANSDEMDRIIGLEIGADDYLAKPFNPRELLARMKAILRRMEQIEVSHEPTQHHDSPRLYHFANFTLDTLSRELHYQQEKESLSGADYNLLMLFLDNPGEVLTREHIAENTRGRDSAPLDRFIDVHVSRLRHRLREDARHPQLIKTVRGQGYILTASVRVEEHVD; the protein is encoded by the coding sequence ATGACAAAAGCCAAACGTATCTATGTGGTAGACGATGATGACGAAATTCGCACCTTGCTCAAATCCTATTTAGAAAAACATCTGTTTACCGTTTTCAGTGCCGATTCTGGAGAAGCCTTTTTGGCAGACTTCCGACCGGAACAAGAAATTGATTTGGTTATCTTAGACATAATGCTACCAGGGCAAGATGGCTTTTCCATTTGTCGAGCCTTACGCGAACAGTCCCATGTTCCCGTCATTATGCTGACCGCAAATTCCGATGAAATGGATCGTATTATTGGCTTAGAAATTGGTGCCGACGACTACCTTGCCAAACCTTTTAACCCTAGAGAATTACTGGCCAGAATGAAAGCCATTCTAAGACGGATGGAACAAATCGAAGTCAGTCATGAACCTACACAGCATCATGACAGCCCTCGTCTATATCATTTTGCCAATTTCACTTTAGACACCTTGTCACGGGAACTGCATTACCAGCAAGAAAAAGAATCTTTGTCAGGTGCGGATTACAACCTGTTAATGCTGTTCTTAGATAATCCAGGGGAAGTACTGACTCGTGAACACATTGCCGAAAACACTCGAGGACGAGACAGTGCACCACTAGATCGTTTTATTGATGTGCACGTCAGTCGTTTACGTCATCGTCTGCGTGAAGATGCTCGCCATCCCCAACTGATTAAAACCGTACGCGGTCAAGGCTATATTCTGACCGCTTCGGTAAGAGTAGAAGAGCATGTCGACTAA
- a CDS encoding sugar ABC transporter permease codes for MAQLASALAIMIMGVLGCAAYFYGSNFILDKIFPTKDRPADRIARNLRIANSVRPWLFLGPAVLLLTFYLFYPVIDSFRLSFFDRTGDEFVGLSNYVWLFGNDEFFESFRNNMLWLIVVPTAATFFGLIIATMTDRIWWGNIAKSLIFMPMAISFIGASVIWKFIYDFRSGDDAQIGLLNAVVVFFGGEPQNWITIPFWNNFFLMVILIWIQTGFAMVILSAALRGIPDETIEAAVLDGANGLQIFFKIMVPQIWGTIAVVWTTITILVLKVFDIVLAMTNGQWDTQVLANQMFDWMFRGGGDFGRGAVVAIVIMVLVIPIMIWNIKRANAEMEGR; via the coding sequence ATGGCCCAGCTCGCTTCCGCATTAGCGATTATGATAATGGGTGTATTAGGATGTGCTGCCTATTTTTATGGATCTAATTTTATATTAGATAAAATTTTTCCAACTAAGGATCGCCCCGCAGACCGTATTGCGCGTAACTTGCGTATTGCGAACAGTGTGCGTCCTTGGCTGTTTTTAGGTCCAGCCGTTCTGTTATTAACCTTTTACCTTTTTTACCCCGTGATCGACTCGTTCCGTTTGTCGTTTTTTGATCGCACCGGTGATGAGTTTGTTGGGCTTTCCAATTATGTTTGGTTGTTTGGTAATGATGAGTTTTTCGAATCTTTTCGCAATAACATGTTGTGGTTGATCGTTGTGCCAACGGCGGCAACGTTTTTTGGTTTAATTATTGCGACCATGACGGACCGTATCTGGTGGGGCAATATTGCAAAAAGTCTAATCTTCATGCCGATGGCCATTTCTTTCATTGGCGCCTCGGTTATCTGGAAGTTTATTTACGATTTTCGTAGTGGCGATGACGCGCAAATTGGTTTGTTGAATGCAGTTGTGGTGTTTTTTGGTGGCGAGCCGCAAAACTGGATCACCATTCCTTTCTGGAATAACTTCTTCTTAATGGTCATTTTGATCTGGATTCAAACGGGTTTTGCTATGGTGATCTTGTCTGCCGCGCTGCGAGGCATTCCTGACGAAACCATTGAAGCTGCGGTATTAGACGGTGCAAACGGTTTGCAAATATTCTTTAAAATTATGGTGCCACAGATTTGGGGAACTATTGCCGTGGTGTGGACCACCATTACCATTCTGGTGTTGAAAGTATTCGATATCGTGTTGGCCATGACTAATGGTCAGTGGGACACACAGGTTTTAGCCAATCAGATGTTTGATTGGATGTTCCGTGGCGGTGGTGATTTTGGCCGGGGAGCAGTGGTTGCGATTGTTATTATGGTATTGGTTATTCCTATCATGATTTGGAACATTAAGCGTGCAAACGCAGAAATGGAGGGCCGTTAA
- a CDS encoding carbohydrate kinase — protein MTTKVMAFGEALIDFLSNGATQAGELESFTKFPGGAPANVAVAVARLGGNSHFVGQVGDDAFGHFLKASLDEYGVDTGKMLMTKEAKTALAFVSLDETGERSFEFYRSPSADILFREEDFEAAWFTDAKGVFHTCSNTLTDADITQATLAGIQMAKRANWIISIDVNLRTNLWPNSEVDTQRVIDWMQTADVVKASLEELAIMAEDPFALIEESLQAGVTLFVLTDGGNPIRFYTKGQAEGKVTTPKVAVKDTTAAGDAFVGGLLYQLAEQGGDRQSLTNFSQQDLHNVIRFAAACGADSVTKLGAYPSLPNLEQAEAQLKRF, from the coding sequence ATGACAACGAAAGTGATGGCTTTTGGTGAAGCCTTAATTGACTTTTTATCAAATGGTGCGACCCAGGCAGGAGAGCTGGAATCCTTTACTAAATTTCCGGGTGGAGCACCTGCTAATGTGGCCGTTGCGGTTGCCCGTTTGGGGGGGAATAGTCACTTTGTTGGTCAGGTGGGAGACGATGCTTTTGGTCACTTTTTAAAAGCCTCGCTGGATGAGTATGGTGTTGATACAGGCAAGATGTTGATGACCAAAGAAGCAAAAACCGCATTGGCGTTTGTGAGTTTGGACGAAACGGGCGAACGCAGCTTTGAATTCTACCGTAGCCCATCTGCAGACATCTTGTTTCGCGAAGAAGATTTTGAGGCGGCTTGGTTTACGGATGCCAAAGGGGTATTTCATACCTGTTCAAATACCCTAACGGATGCAGATATAACGCAAGCTACCTTGGCTGGTATTCAAATGGCAAAGCGAGCTAACTGGATTATCAGCATTGATGTGAACTTGCGAACTAACCTTTGGCCAAATAGTGAGGTTGATACTCAGAGAGTGATTGACTGGATGCAGACTGCGGATGTGGTGAAGGCCAGTTTAGAAGAGTTGGCCATAATGGCTGAAGATCCATTTGCTCTCATTGAAGAATCTTTGCAGGCCGGGGTGACCTTGTTTGTATTAACCGATGGTGGCAACCCGATTCGTTTTTATACAAAAGGTCAAGCGGAAGGTAAGGTGACAACGCCAAAAGTGGCAGTAAAAGACACTACAGCAGCGGGCGATGCTTTTGTTGGTGGTCTCTTGTATCAATTGGCAGAACAAGGAGGCGATCGTCAATCCTTGACAAATTTTTCGCAACAAGACCTACACAATGTGATTCGTTTTGCGGCCGCTTGTGGTGCAGATTCGGTGACCAAGTTAGGTGCTTACCCTTCCTTACCAAACCTAGAGCAGGCAGAAGCACAACTGAAGCGCTTTTAA
- a CDS encoding ABC transporter substrate-binding protein: MKKIALGLTSVALSLAAAHSQAGEVEVLHWWTSGGEAAAINVLKEEMVETGHTWKDFAVAGGGGESAMTVLKSRAIAGNPPSAAQIKGPTIQEWGDLGFLTNLDDVAEEGDWDVILPGVVSEVMKYDGHYVAAPVNVHRVNWMWANPEVFRKAGAAIPTTWDQFITEAKKIKAAGFTPLAHGGQAWQDATLFEAIALSKGSRFYNSAFIALSDTTLRSQDMIDVFDTFKQMREFVDPGFSGRDWNIATSMVINGEAAMQIMGDWAKGEFTAAGKKAGIDYVCYPAPGTSGTFTFNIDSLAMFTVDGSDQQEAQKDLARLILEPKFQETFNLNKGSIPARLNMPREKFDTCAHSSMDAFLASSTTGDLVPSMAHGMAVNSMIQGAIFDVVTNFFNDDSMTSQEAVDKLARAIKASM; this comes from the coding sequence ATGAAAAAAATTGCCTTAGGATTAACTTCTGTTGCTCTTTCATTGGCTGCTGCGCACAGCCAAGCAGGTGAAGTAGAAGTACTTCACTGGTGGACATCCGGCGGTGAAGCTGCTGCGATCAATGTTCTTAAAGAAGAAATGGTTGAAACAGGCCACACTTGGAAAGACTTCGCAGTCGCAGGTGGTGGCGGTGAGTCTGCCATGACAGTACTAAAATCTCGTGCCATTGCTGGCAATCCACCTTCCGCGGCACAAATCAAAGGCCCTACCATTCAAGAATGGGGTGATCTAGGCTTCCTAACCAACCTTGATGACGTTGCTGAAGAAGGCGATTGGGATGTTATCCTACCTGGCGTTGTCAGCGAAGTTATGAAGTACGATGGCCACTATGTTGCAGCGCCAGTAAACGTTCACCGTGTAAACTGGATGTGGGCAAACCCTGAAGTATTCCGTAAAGCTGGCGCGGCTATCCCAACCACGTGGGATCAGTTCATCACCGAAGCCAAAAAAATTAAAGCGGCAGGTTTCACTCCGCTGGCACACGGTGGCCAAGCTTGGCAAGACGCTACTCTATTCGAAGCCATTGCCCTTTCAAAAGGCTCAAGATTCTACAACAGCGCCTTTATCGCACTGTCTGATACAACCCTACGCAGTCAAGATATGATCGACGTATTTGATACCTTCAAACAAATGCGTGAATTCGTAGATCCAGGTTTCTCAGGCCGTGACTGGAACATCGCCACTTCTATGGTGATCAATGGTGAAGCAGCCATGCAAATCATGGGTGACTGGGCGAAAGGCGAATTTACCGCTGCAGGCAAAAAAGCTGGCATTGATTACGTTTGTTACCCAGCACCAGGCACCAGCGGCACCTTCACCTTCAACATTGACTCTTTGGCCATGTTTACTGTTGATGGTAGCGACCAACAAGAAGCTCAAAAAGACCTAGCACGTTTAATTCTTGAGCCTAAGTTCCAAGAAACCTTTAACTTGAACAAGGGTTCTATTCCGGCTCGCTTGAACATGCCTCGCGAAAAATTTGATACTTGTGCACACTCTTCAATGGATGCTTTCTTAGCAAGCTCAACTACAGGTGATCTAGTACCAAGTATGGCGCATGGCATGGCTGTGAACTCTATGATTCAAGGTGCCATCTTTGACGTAGTAACCAACTTCTTCAACGATGACTCTATGACATCGCAGGAAGCTGTAGACAAGCTAGCTCGTGCAATTAAAGCCAGCATGTAA
- the ugpC gene encoding sn-glycerol-3-phosphate ABC transporter ATP-binding protein UgpC: MADVKLTHVKKIYSNKVEVLKDINLDIKQGEFIVFVGPSGCGKSTLLRMISGLEEISAGTLEIDGQVVNDIPPALRGIAMVFQSYALYPHMTVYDNMAFSLQIAKASKEEIDQQVRKAADMLQLTPYLDRLPKALSGGQRQRVAIGRAIVRRPKVFLFDEPLSNLDAALRVATRMEIANLKDSMPDSTMIYVTHDQVEAMTLADRIVLLSAGNIEQVGSPLELYENPANVFVAKFIGSPAMNILPCRIEKTGEQTELSLSDDMSVTAPITTAESEQSKPAFFGIRPEDLSVVATADEGFLSGRVSFVESLGEATLLYIQVPGCEDMVIAKESGTLNTQRGDQVHLSALPEKMHLFDEQELSYRR; encoded by the coding sequence ATGGCTGATGTTAAGTTAACCCATGTAAAGAAAATTTATTCGAATAAAGTTGAAGTATTAAAAGACATTAATTTGGACATCAAACAAGGTGAATTCATTGTGTTTGTGGGTCCATCTGGTTGTGGTAAATCAACCTTATTGCGAATGATTTCTGGATTGGAAGAGATTTCAGCTGGTACTTTGGAAATCGATGGGCAGGTGGTAAACGATATTCCTCCGGCTTTGCGTGGCATTGCCATGGTATTCCAAAGCTACGCTTTATATCCGCATATGACAGTCTATGACAATATGGCGTTTAGCTTGCAAATTGCTAAAGCAAGCAAGGAAGAAATCGATCAGCAAGTGCGTAAAGCGGCAGATATGCTGCAATTAACACCTTATCTTGATCGCTTGCCAAAAGCCTTATCTGGCGGTCAGCGTCAGCGTGTGGCGATTGGCCGTGCCATAGTGCGTCGTCCAAAAGTCTTCTTATTTGATGAGCCTTTGTCTAATTTGGATGCGGCATTGCGCGTGGCAACACGTATGGAAATTGCCAATCTGAAAGACAGTATGCCGGATTCAACTATGATTTATGTCACCCATGATCAGGTTGAAGCCATGACCTTGGCCGATCGTATTGTGCTGTTGTCAGCGGGTAACATTGAACAAGTGGGTTCACCTTTAGAGTTATATGAAAACCCTGCTAATGTGTTTGTTGCTAAGTTTATCGGTTCTCCGGCGATGAACATCTTGCCGTGCCGTATTGAGAAAACGGGTGAGCAAACAGAGCTGTCTTTGTCGGATGATATGTCTGTAACAGCGCCCATCACCACTGCTGAAAGCGAGCAATCTAAGCCTGCTTTCTTTGGTATTCGTCCTGAAGATTTGAGTGTGGTAGCCACCGCAGATGAAGGCTTCTTGTCAGGTCGTGTGTCGTTTGTTGAGTCTTTAGGTGAAGCTACCTTGTTATACATTCAGGTGCCAGGTTGTGAAGACATGGTGATTGCTAAAGAATCCGGAACCTTGAATACCCAGCGTGGTGACCAAGTTCATTTGTCTGCGTTGCCAGAAAAAATGCATTTATTCGACGAACAAGAATTGTCTTACCGTCGTTAA
- a CDS encoding alpha-glucosidase family protein, with protein MTTNLNWWKGGIIYQIYPRSFMDANGDGVGDLVGITSKLDYVASLGVDAIWLSPIFTSPMKDFGYDVSDYCDIDPMFGSLEDFKKLVNRAHELDLKVMIDQVISHSSDVHPWFEESRQDKSNPKADWYVWADPKPDGSPPNNWLSIFGGSAWKWDSRRLQYYLHNFLESQPDMNFHNPEVRKAHLDNMRFWLELGVDGFRLDTVNFYFHSEGLEDNPPVLPGEPKTKGAPEDNPYTYQRHVYDLSRPENLAFLQELRALMDEFPGSTTVGEIGDDFPLNRMAEYTSGGDKLHMAYTFDLLNKPHSPAYIRDVLKNMQDIVGDGWPCWAVSNHDVERSRTRWGANEDAEAYPLIVTALISSIRGSVCLYQGEELGLPEADVPYDRIQDPYGFPLWPVFKGRDGCRTPMVWENKAQGGFSVVEPWLPVDSDHLPLSVAEQEAKPDSLLQKMRRFIKWRQQQPALVNGELEQIDVANEDLIAFVRDYQEDSLLVVLNLTGKEQVATLNTGDLELLEGHGFQCQLSNQTLTLPAYQACYARQR; from the coding sequence ATGACAACCAATTTGAACTGGTGGAAAGGCGGGATCATTTACCAAATCTACCCGCGTAGTTTTATGGATGCTAATGGCGACGGTGTTGGCGATTTGGTTGGTATTACCAGTAAATTGGACTACGTAGCCTCGTTGGGAGTGGATGCCATTTGGTTATCGCCGATTTTTACTTCACCAATGAAAGATTTTGGTTATGACGTATCGGATTATTGCGATATTGATCCAATGTTTGGTAGTTTGGAGGATTTCAAGAAACTCGTGAACCGTGCTCACGAGCTGGATTTGAAAGTAATGATCGATCAGGTGATCAGTCATTCTTCTGATGTGCATCCTTGGTTTGAAGAAAGTCGTCAGGATAAAAGCAATCCAAAAGCGGATTGGTATGTTTGGGCTGATCCTAAGCCAGATGGTTCGCCACCAAATAACTGGTTGTCTATCTTTGGTGGCAGTGCTTGGAAATGGGATAGCCGTCGTTTGCAATACTATTTGCATAATTTCCTAGAATCTCAGCCAGACATGAACTTTCATAATCCTGAAGTACGTAAGGCGCATCTAGATAACATGCGTTTCTGGTTAGAGTTAGGGGTCGATGGTTTCCGCTTGGATACCGTGAACTTTTACTTCCATAGTGAAGGCTTGGAAGATAACCCTCCAGTCCTGCCGGGCGAGCCAAAAACCAAAGGTGCGCCAGAGGACAACCCATATACTTATCAGCGTCATGTATATGATTTGAGTCGTCCAGAAAACTTGGCATTCCTGCAAGAATTGCGTGCTTTGATGGATGAATTCCCAGGCAGTACCACTGTGGGTGAAATCGGTGACGATTTTCCTCTGAATCGTATGGCGGAATACACTTCTGGTGGTGATAAACTACACATGGCTTATACTTTTGATTTATTGAATAAGCCCCATTCACCTGCCTATATCCGTGATGTGTTGAAAAATATGCAGGACATAGTGGGTGATGGTTGGCCATGTTGGGCGGTTTCGAATCATGATGTAGAGCGTTCACGTACTCGCTGGGGTGCGAATGAAGATGCTGAAGCTTATCCTTTGATTGTCACGGCGTTGATTTCTTCCATTCGCGGTAGTGTGTGCTTATATCAAGGTGAAGAACTGGGTTTGCCAGAAGCGGATGTACCTTATGATCGCATCCAAGATCCATATGGTTTTCCGTTGTGGCCGGTTTTTAAAGGTCGTGATGGTTGCCGTACCCCTATGGTTTGGGAAAACAAAGCTCAAGGCGGTTTCTCTGTTGTGGAGCCTTGGTTGCCAGTGGATAGTGACCATCTGCCGTTGAGTGTGGCAGAGCAAGAAGCTAAGCCAGACTCTCTATTACAAAAGATGCGTCGGTTCATTAAATGGCGTCAACAACAACCTGCTTTGGTCAATGGCGAGCTAGAACAGATCGATGTTGCCAATGAAGACTTGATTGCCTTTGTACGTGACTACCAAGAAGACTCCTTATTGGTGGTATTGAACCTGACCGGAAAAGAACAAGTTGCTACCTTAAATACAGGTGATTTAGAGCTTCTTGAAGGTCATGGTTTCCAATGTCAGTTATCGAATCAAACTTTAACTTTGCCTGCTTATCAAGCTTGTTATGCGCGTCAGCGCTAA
- a CDS encoding carbohydrate ABC transporter permease: MIASSKRTPLTFLVHATVLFLVVIWTIPTAGLFISSIRDKDQLSVSGWWTALSTSEQRLVARAETPQSQVQEGDVFVIRGNLLEGESGEIARFGYSSLKPEAFAVGEVAEMKQGRSLQVNANGDYVLSSPTEWKGSRGQRIFYTAEVPPRFTLDNYREVLSAEGLGQSFINSLTVTIPATIIPILVAAFAAYALAWMRFPGRALLIAGVVGLLVVPLQMSLIPLLKSYNLIGEFFGVGSKTYVGIWLAHTGFGLPLAIYLLRNYISGLPGEIIESARVDGASDFDIFRKIILPLSFPALASFAIFQFLWVWNDLLIAMVFLGNNQEHLVLTGQLRELLGSRGGNWEILTASAFITIIIPLCVFFSLQRYLVRGLLAGSVK; this comes from the coding sequence ATGATTGCCTCTTCAAAGCGAACGCCGCTCACATTTTTGGTTCATGCCACTGTGTTGTTTTTGGTGGTGATTTGGACCATACCAACAGCGGGTCTGTTTATTTCTTCGATACGTGATAAAGACCAGTTGTCTGTGTCTGGCTGGTGGACAGCCTTATCCACATCGGAGCAACGTCTGGTTGCGCGAGCGGAAACACCGCAGTCGCAAGTGCAAGAAGGTGATGTATTTGTTATCCGTGGTAATTTGCTTGAAGGTGAAAGCGGTGAAATTGCGCGTTTTGGCTATAGCTCATTAAAACCTGAAGCCTTTGCTGTTGGTGAAGTGGCCGAAATGAAACAGGGCCGTTCCTTACAAGTGAATGCCAATGGGGATTACGTGTTGTCTTCGCCTACCGAATGGAAAGGCTCCCGTGGACAACGTATTTTCTACACCGCAGAAGTGCCACCTCGATTCACCCTAGATAACTATCGTGAAGTACTGAGTGCAGAAGGACTTGGACAGTCTTTTATTAACTCCCTGACAGTGACCATTCCCGCCACCATTATTCCCATTTTGGTAGCGGCTTTTGCGGCATATGCTTTGGCGTGGATGCGTTTTCCCGGGCGTGCTTTGCTGATTGCTGGCGTGGTAGGGTTGTTGGTGGTGCCTTTGCAGATGTCATTGATACCTCTACTAAAGAGTTACAATCTAATTGGGGAATTTTTCGGTGTGGGCTCGAAAACCTATGTGGGAATCTGGCTGGCACACACCGGCTTTGGTCTCCCCTTAGCGATTTATTTACTGCGTAATTATATCTCTGGTTTGCCGGGTGAAATTATCGAATCTGCGCGTGTCGATGGGGCGTCTGACTTTGATATTTTCCGCAAAATTATTTTGCCTTTATCTTTCCCTGCGCTGGCGTCATTTGCCATCTTCCAGTTCCTTTGGGTATGGAATGATTTGCTGATTGCCATGGTGTTTTTGGGGAACAATCAGGAGCATTTGGTGCTGACGGGGCAGTTGCGTGAATTGTTGGGTTCCCGTGGCGGTAACTGGGAGATCCTGACGGCGTCAGCCTTCATTACCATCATTATTCCTTTGTGTGTCTTCTTCAGCTTACAGCGTTATTTAGTACGCGGTTTGCTGGCAGGATCAGTGAAATAA
- a CDS encoding ABC transporter substrate-binding protein: MKKSILSMAVAMTLSATTAGAADLVFKPGEDSRFHWESYEALKSLDLSGETISVFGPWLGDEKANFDRVIAYFEDATGAQVDYAGSDSFEQQIVIDAQAGSAPNISIFPQPGLAADLAAKGFLAPLSDEVKEAVAKDYAAGQSWVDLATFKDGQGKDELYGIFYRADLKSLVWYSPDNFADAGYEIPETMEELKALTKQIVADGGTPWCIGLGSGAATGWPATDWVEDLLLRTQPASVYDQWVTNEVKFDDPRIVGAIEEFGWFARNDEYVDGGAGAVASTDFRDSPKGLFQSPPKCYMHRQASFIPAFFPEGTQLGLDADFFYFPSYASKDLGNPVLGAGTLVSITNDSKGSRAFVDFLRSPIAHELWMAQTGFLSAHLGANPELYSSDAARKQGEILRYATTFRFDGSDLMPGKIGAGSFWTGMVDYTGGKDAKEVAEDIQKTWDALK, encoded by the coding sequence ATGAAAAAATCAATTCTGTCCATGGCAGTCGCCATGACTCTTTCCGCCACTACTGCAGGTGCAGCAGATCTAGTATTTAAGCCAGGCGAAGATTCTCGATTTCACTGGGAAAGTTACGAAGCCTTAAAATCTCTCGACCTTTCAGGTGAAACCATTTCTGTTTTTGGTCCTTGGTTAGGCGATGAGAAAGCTAACTTTGATCGCGTCATCGCGTATTTTGAAGACGCAACGGGTGCGCAAGTAGATTACGCAGGTTCTGATTCTTTTGAGCAACAGATCGTAATTGATGCGCAGGCGGGCAGTGCGCCAAATATCTCTATCTTCCCTCAGCCAGGTTTGGCTGCGGATTTGGCAGCGAAAGGTTTTTTAGCACCGCTTAGTGATGAAGTGAAAGAGGCTGTTGCAAAAGATTACGCTGCAGGCCAGTCTTGGGTTGACTTGGCAACCTTTAAAGATGGTCAAGGCAAAGACGAGTTGTACGGTATCTTCTATCGTGCCGATTTGAAATCCTTGGTTTGGTACTCTCCTGATAACTTTGCTGATGCGGGTTATGAAATACCAGAAACCATGGAAGAGTTAAAAGCGCTTACTAAACAAATTGTTGCCGATGGTGGTACGCCTTGGTGTATTGGTTTAGGTTCAGGTGCCGCGACGGGTTGGCCAGCAACAGACTGGGTAGAAGACTTGTTGCTTCGCACACAGCCTGCGTCTGTTTATGACCAATGGGTAACTAATGAAGTGAAATTCGATGACCCACGCATTGTTGGTGCAATTGAAGAATTCGGTTGGTTTGCACGTAACGACGAATACGTTGATGGCGGTGCAGGTGCAGTCGCTTCTACTGACTTCCGTGACAGCCCGAAAGGCTTGTTCCAATCACCACCAAAATGTTACATGCATCGTCAAGCGTCTTTCATTCCAGCTTTCTTCCCAGAAGGCACACAGCTTGGTTTGGATGCTGACTTTTTCTACTTCCCATCTTATGCTTCTAAGGACTTAGGTAACCCAGTACTGGGGGCCGGTACTTTAGTAAGCATCACTAACGATTCTAAAGGTTCGCGTGCGTTTGTTGATTTCTTACGTTCGCCAATCGCTCACGAATTGTGGATGGCGCAAACAGGTTTCTTGTCTGCTCACTTGGGTGCTAACCCAGAGCTATACTCAAGCGATGCTGCGCGTAAGCAGGGTGAGATTTTACGATATGCTACTACTTTCCGTTTCGATGGTTCTGATTTGATGCCAGGTAAGATTGGTGCTGGTTCTTTCTGGACTGGTATGGTTGATTACACTGGTGGTAAAGATGCCAAAGAAGTTGCGGAAGACATTCAGAAAACATGGGATGCGTTGAAGTAA
- a CDS encoding ATP-binding protein, translating into MSTNRSDNFATRLKTWSQSLTGQILIIMALGVASAQFISSSFWLRQLESETEQNVREVSKHMAFRIAATVSYFTSLPTNYRHIVIDQLQDMGGTRFFVTLNKEEIFINPLEDSPLKDIVKQEVQSTLVKQLGIHNAKITFSSPSDLHVINNQTRLMDLPERWGHHSLLVKPLTPPIIVIQIPINEKDWLYLASLMPDPYFLDETTALSGDRLFSMAMSVITVLLLSIVILRRVTRPLATLARAAERFGQGDWQPIKEDGSVEVRNTAKAFNDMQRRIQRYLNDREKLFASISHDLKTPITRLRLRAEMLDEDDTRDAMIRDLEDLDMLVKGALQSVKETDIHENRVEVDISRMLKDMQMTANLHSLKIILKGELNYPYIGKPLAIKRCLGNLVDNALYYGKRATIHIEDDEEGVSIRICDQGPGIPLDKIDKVFQPYTRLIDEHNGHPTGMGLGLSIARNIARAHGGEVTLRNHPKQGLEAKVWLPRH; encoded by the coding sequence ATGTCGACTAATCGTTCAGACAATTTTGCAACACGCTTGAAAACTTGGTCGCAATCATTAACGGGACAGATTCTCATCATCATGGCGCTGGGCGTGGCCAGTGCGCAATTCATCAGCTCAAGTTTTTGGTTACGCCAATTAGAGTCCGAGACAGAACAAAATGTCCGTGAAGTCTCTAAACACATGGCGTTTCGTATCGCAGCCACCGTCAGCTATTTCACCTCCTTGCCAACCAATTATCGCCACATAGTAATAGACCAGCTGCAAGACATGGGTGGCACGCGCTTTTTTGTCACTCTGAATAAAGAAGAAATCTTTATCAACCCACTGGAAGATTCCCCATTAAAAGACATAGTCAAACAGGAAGTGCAATCGACTCTAGTCAAACAATTAGGTATCCACAATGCAAAAATCACCTTTTCTAGCCCCAGCGATTTGCACGTTATCAACAATCAGACCCGCCTAATGGATTTACCTGAACGTTGGGGTCACCACAGTTTACTGGTAAAACCTCTGACACCACCCATTATCGTCATTCAAATTCCGATCAATGAAAAAGACTGGCTATATCTTGCCAGTCTGATGCCCGATCCCTACTTCTTGGATGAGACCACCGCCTTAAGTGGTGATCGTTTATTCTCCATGGCCATGTCGGTGATTACTGTGCTGTTGTTAAGCATCGTCATTTTGCGCCGCGTCACAAGACCCTTAGCCACTTTAGCACGTGCTGCTGAACGTTTTGGTCAGGGCGATTGGCAACCCATTAAAGAAGACGGCAGTGTTGAAGTACGCAACACAGCAAAAGCCTTTAATGACATGCAGCGCCGTATTCAACGCTACTTGAATGATAGAGAAAAGTTGTTTGCCTCCATTTCCCATGATTTAAAAACCCCTATTACTCGCCTTCGTTTGCGAGCTGAAATGCTTGATGAAGACGACACTCGTGACGCCATGATTCGTGATTTAGAAGATTTGGACATGTTAGTAAAAGGCGCATTACAGAGTGTAAAAGAGACAGATATTCACGAAAATCGCGTCGAAGTGGACATAAGTCGAATGCTCAAAGACATGCAGATGACGGCCAACTTACACAGCCTCAAAATCATTCTAAAAGGCGAGCTTAACTACCCATACATTGGTAAGCCACTCGCCATTAAACGCTGTTTGGGTAATTTGGTGGATAATGCTTTGTACTATGGTAAACGCGCCACCATTCATATTGAAGACGATGAAGAAGGCGTCAGTATACGTATTTGTGATCAAGGCCCCGGCATTCCGCTCGACAAGATTGACAAGGTCTTCCAACCTTATACCCGCCTAATTGATGAGCACAATGGTCATCCTACTGGCATGGGCTTAGGTTTGAGTATTGCCCGCAATATCGCCCGTGCGCATGGCGGTGAAGTGACATTGCGCAACCATCCTAAGCAAGGCTTAGAAGCCAAAGTCTGGTTACCTCGCCACTAA